Below is a window of Halobaculum lipolyticum DNA.
GTCGCCGTATCGACCGACCCCTCGCTGTCGGCGAGTGCACGGACGAACGCTGCCTTCGTTTCACGCGAGCCTTCAGAAACAGGTGCAGGGAACGACTTCCCGTCGTAGACTTCGAGGTTCATCCCTACATCGAGAACCTTCTCAGCGTACTCCTTTCCGTGAAGCCTGACAGTCTCGACACCGTCTGCACGTTGTTCGCTGGGATGGCGAACCGTACTCGCGCCGAACGCGACCTCACACGCACCCTCGAAGTCCGCGAGTAGTTCCTCCTCGGCGTTCGTGAAGCGGATTCCGTAGCTTCCGGCGGAACGGTCGTAGTGAACGTTCCCGTCGCCGGAGAGATAGCCGAGGACGGCACCGAGTGCGGGGCTTACTCCGTCATCGCGGGGGACATCAGCATCCGACGGAGACGGTTGGGCCGCATCGGCACCACCGTCGGCCGCGGGTGTCGGAACTGCGCGCGGAACGTACACCCAATCTCCCTCGTTGAGGTCGCCCGCTGCACGCTCGACACGGCCTCCTGCTTCCCTAACGAAGAACGGGTGGTCTTCTGTGGAAGTGAGCCGCTCACCTGTTGCAAGCGTCACCTCCGTGATCGACGACGGCGCGTCGTACTCGTGGACTGCCGTGACGGGTCGCCGCACGATCCGACCGTCGCCAGTCATCGTCCACGCGTCGAGATCGACGTCACGGATGGTCCGACCGTTCGCGAAGGGCTCGATAGATCCGTCTTCGGCCGCAGTATCGGCGAGTTCGCCGATGCGCCGGATCCGGCCGTCACCGAGGTGCACGAGCGTATCCCCCGTCACGCAACGCATCTTGTCCAGCTCGTCGACCGCGGCGATCCCCTTGTCCGCGAGGACGAGCGCGCCCGCTTCGAGCGTCCACTGCTGCCCGTCGCCGAAGTCGTCGCGAACCGCGGCCGCGGTCAACCCCGCGCTGGAGGAACCCTTCCCGGACGTGTACACCGAACGGGGGGCGATGTTCCGGATATATGATAACATCTGCGATTTGCCAGTTCCGGGGTCCCCGATGAGCAGCATGTGCAGGTCGCCACGAATACGCGACCCGTCGGGGAGGTGCTTCGTGACGCCCGAGAACAGCTGGAGGATCATCGAGAGCTTCTCCTGCTCGTAGCCGTAGATGGACGGCGCGACCGAGGCGACCATCTCGTCGTAGATGTCCTCGTGAGTGGAGAGTTCGAGGATCTCCTGTTTGTCCTCGTCGGTGATGTCCATGTCCTCGAACTCCTCGTCCTCGATGACGATCGACACCCCCTCCATGTACGGGTCGAACGCGGTCGTCTTCTCCTGCCCGGAGACGATCTGTTCCATCTCGAGGCGGCCGACGACGGTGACGTGGTCGCCCGGGGTGACCCGGCCACAGACGTCGTCTTCGAGGTTCACGTCGATGCTCTGGGGCGTCTCGCCGCCGCGCAGGCCCTCGGGCGACTCCTGCACGCGGAGCTGCTGGGAGTCGATGAACTTCGACTCGTTGTTGTTGACGCGGAACGGTCCCTGTCGCTCACAGCCTTGACACTCGTGTGGCTCCTGGAACCCCGAGTCGTTCTGCGGGATGTACGTCATCGTCCCGCAGCGCTGGCACTCGAAGGCGGCCTCGACGATCTTCGGGCGCACGTCGGTCGCCTTGCGGACGATCCCCTGGACGGCGACCATCGACCCGATGTGGTCGTCGCTGACGCGGATGCTGCGGATGTCGATCGTGTTCTCGCGCGGGAGACCGCGCAGCCGGACGTGCGCCTGCCCCAGCGAGATGTCGACCGGGAGGTCGTACGTCCGCAGCGCCTCCTCGGCGACCTCCTGCATCTCGCCGGGACGGTTGAGGTACCGCTCGGCGAGGTCGGGGTCGTACGTGTAGAGGTCGTTGTAGTCGACGTAGAGGGAACGCTGTTCCTTCGGGTAGTTCTGGGCGAGACGCGAGACGTCGTCGCTGTAGTAGGTCCGATAGAAACTGAGGAAGGCGTCGACGTCCTGTCCCTCGGCGGCCTGACTCATTGAGTGGAGGTACTGCCCTCATCCGGTAAGAACTGTCGCCTCTCGGTGGAAGTGGAGCCGACTGGGCGACCGGGATCCGACGGTCCCGGCGCCGCGCTCGTCTCGGTCACGGCGCCGGCCTCACTTCCACGGGTTCGGCACGAGGTCGGCCTGTACTCCCGCACCCACCTCGATCCGGCAGTCGGAGCGGGGTTCGGCCACACAGAGCAGGACGTACCCCTCCCGCCGGTGTCGGGGTTTCAACCCCCGTGGGCGTTCCACGTGGACGAGATCACCCTCCAACAGGCGGCCGGTGCAGGTCGCGCAGGCGCCGTACAGACAGCCGTAGGGGACGCCGAGACCCGCACGCTCGGTCGCGTCGACGACCGTCTCTGCGGCCCGGACGTCGACGGTCGCCGTCCGGCCGTCGCGCCACTCCAGGGTGACCGTGTGGGGCATCGCCGGCTACTGCCAGACGTCGCTGGTGCAGTCGCCGCCCGGCCACCGGATCTCGTGGGCGCGGGCCGGCCCGCCCGGCGCGTCGCCGAAGTCGACGACGAACTCCTCGTCGAGTTCCAGTCGCCCCTCGTCGGGGTACACGTCGGCCTTCAGCATCAGCGATCCCTCCTCGCCCATCTCGGGGTAGAACTGGTTGTCCCACGAGGAGAACAGGGAGGTGGTCCAGTAGAGGCGGCGACCGTCGCGCGAGAGTTGGAGCATCTGCGGGGCGCCCCGGATGTCGTGGCCGCCGACCGTCTGTCGGTCGCCGAAGTTGCCGCCGGCCCACACCTGGTCCACCAGTCGGGGGTTGCCGGTGTCGCTCACGTCGTACATCCGCACGTCGCCGTGGAGCCAGTTCGAGAAGAACAGGTACTGGTCGTCCAGCGAGAGGAGCAGATCCGTCACGAGGCCGGGGACCGGCATGTCCCAGTCGGGGTGCTCGCGGTCGTCGATCTCGATGACCGTCTCCCAGTCCCAGTGCCCGTCGGCGTCCTCCCAGAAGCGGAGGACGTTCGAGGAGAGCGCCGCGCCGACGTACCCCTCCGTCTCCTCGGGGTTGTGGGGCATCCGCACCTCCAGCGGGATCAGTCCCTCCTCGCCGAAGGTGAGGGTCTCGCGGTGTTCCTTCGTCTCCCAGTCCCAGATGTGGATGCTGTCGCCGTACTTGCCGGCCTCGACGTCCTCCAGGTCGAAGCCGGGGTAGTACGTCTCGGGGGCGGCCCACTCGCTGGAGATCATCACCCCGTGCCGGGGCTGGTACCAGTAGTCGTAGTTCATCTCCATGGCGCCGCGGTCGGCCTCCCAGTGGCCGTCGATGGAGAAGTCCTCCTGGTCGAGTTGGAGGAAGCCGCCGGGGAGTTCGCCATCGGCGTCGCCGAGCATGCTGACGACGATCTTCCCCTCGGGGACGCAGTGGACCGTGTGCGGCGCCGACAGGTCGTGCGCGAACACCTCCTCGGGTTCGATCACGTGTTCGATCTCGGGGTTCCGCGGGTCGGCGGCGTCGACGATGTGGATCCGGGAGGAGCGTTGCCCCGGGACGATCAGGTGGTCCCGGGTCAGCCCCTCGGTGTGACACGAGGACGAACACGTGTTCCAGCCGAAGTGGTGGAGTTCGTCCCCCTTGTTGGGCATCTCGACGGTGTCGATCAGTTCCGCGTAGGTGTCGGACTCGGGGTCGACGTCCACGACGCCGACGAAGTCCGGGCCGTCGACGTCCATCCCGACGCGCAACGCCATGACGAAGGCGGTCTTCTCGCGCTCGGACTCGGTCCGCATCGCCGCCGGCGTCGGATACCCCGGCCCCTCCACCTCGTGGTGCTCGTGCCCGTGTGCGTCGGCCGAGCCGTCGTGGTCGTCGGTACTCATGGCTGTAATGACACGTTTGCGTTTGTCATCAATAATACTGTAGGTCGGTTTGAGTGATCGGGGGAGTGAGTGGGGCGTATCGCGTCGGAGACCGGGAATGAGAACAGAGAGTTATTCCACGACATCGGGCCAGCGGGCGTCGAATTCGTACTCCTCGGCCCAGTTGATATCTCGGTTCCACTGCTCAGGTGCTGCAACTCGGAGTGAGATCGCCGTGTTGTACTCGTCTCGACGAACGAGATGGAGCGTATCGAGTTCCGTCGAGTACACGAGTACGAGGTCGATCGCGTCCGGACCTGCGACCGCACACGTCGGATCGAATCGAATTCTTCCCCCGTTTATCGTACCATGTTCGACTGCTGTCCTGTATCTGGTACCGTCGTCTGCTTCGAGGAGCAACTGATACGTCTCTCGTGTGACTGGCTTGTGGATCGTGATTCCACGTTCGTCGAGCATGTCGACAACCGTCGAGACATCGTCCGACGAACCGGTAGTTTCGTCCGGCGGCCAATTCCGATCGAATTCGTACTCCTCGGCCCAGTTGATGTTCCTGTGACGTTGCGACGGTTCCGCAGTTCTGAGGAACATATTCGAGCCGACTTCCTCCTCCGGAACGAGGTACATCGATCCGAGTTCGTGACAGTATACGGCGAAGAAGTCTACGTCGCCGTCGTACGATTTGTACGTGTTTCCACTCGCGTTCGTGTGCTGTGAAACCCCACGGAAGTTGATTCCGTCGTCGCGGTAGGAGCCAGTTTTCACCTGTAGTGTCCAGAATTTCTGGTCCGCCTCCACGACGAGGTCGTACCGTTCGTTGTCACCGATGGGTTTCGAGACGGGTATCCCGCGCCGTTTCAACTCAGCGAGGACGACGACTTCCGTGTAATCCCCCTTCCGATGGCTCGGCATCTCGTCCAACGAGTCCATAGGCTCGTTGGGGCGCTTCCGTATTTGAATTCTCGTCGGGCGTGAAAACTGAGTGGGACCGCCCGGATTCGAACCGGGGTCACTGGCACCCAAGGCCAGGAGTATACCACTAACCCACGGTCCCGTACGTACGCATCCCCGACGGCCGGACAAAACCGTTCCGTTCGCGTCCGCCGAGGCGACCCGGGCTACATCCCGAGTCCGAACACGATCGGGATCCCGAGCGTCGTCACGACCGCGAACAGCGCCTGTAGCGGCGCCCCCACGCGGAGGTAGTCGGTGAAGCGGTAGCCGCCCGGCCCGTACACGAACAGGTTCGTCTGGTAGCCGACCGGCGTCATGAACGCCGTCGACGCCGCGAAGGTGACCGCCATCGCGAACGCCAGCGGGTTCGCCCCCAGCGTCGCCGCCACCTGGAGCGCGACGGGGATCATGAGCACGACGCTGGCGTTGTTCGAGATGACGTTCGTCAACAGCGCCGTGACGACGTAGAACGACCCCAACAGCAGCAACGGCGGGAGCACGCCGGAGCCGGCGACGACGGCGTCGGCGAGCAGACCCGCCGCGCCGGACGTCTGCATCGCGATCCCGAGCGGGATGACGCCCGCCAGCAGGAAGATCACGTCCCACTCGACGGCGTCGTACACCTCGCTCGGCTTGAGACAGCCGGTGACGACCATCCCGAACGCGCCCGCCAGCGCCGACACGACGATGGGGACGAGGTCGGCGGCGGCGACGCCGACCGCGAGCGCGACGATGCCGACCGCGATCGGCGTCTTCGAGCGCCGGTAGTCGTGGCGCGGGATCTCCTGTGCGAGGATGAAGTTGCGGTTGGCGTCGAGGCGCTCGATGGACGCCTCGCTCGCCTGCACGAGCAGGGTGTCGCCGACGCGCAGCGGGATACGGTCCATGCGCTGGCGGACGAGTTCGCCGCCGCGCCGGAGCGCGAGGACGGTGGCGTCGTAGCGCTGGCGGAAGCTCGCGGAGGCCAGCGACTCGCCGACGAGCGACGAGCCGGGGGCGACGACGACCTCGACGAGGTTCTGCCCGGACTGGGCCGCCTCCAGTTCCGCCTCGTCGACGACCTCGGGGACGAGGTCGAACCCCTCGACGTCGAGCAGTTCGACGAGCGTCGCGCGGTCGGTGCGCACCGCGAACAGGTCGCCCGCCTGGATCTCTTTCTGTCCCAGGGGTTCGAGGAACACCCGGTCGCCGCGCACGAGCTGGACGATGTCGACGTCGAAGTCCGTCTCGACGAGCGCGGACTCGACGCGCTGGCCGATCGCCGGCGAGTCCTCCCGGACGACGACCTCGGTGAGGTAGTCGGCCATCTCGAACTCCTCGGTGAGGTCGGCGCGGGGCTTGATCCGCGCGGGGGTGAGCCACCGCCCGACGGTGAGGAGGTAGATCGAGCCGACGACGAGCAGGACCGCCCCCAGCGGGAGGAACTCGAACATCCCGAACTGGCGGGCGACGTCTGGGGGCGCGAGCGTGGCGTACAGGTCCGACGCGAGGATGTTCGTCGAGGTGCCGATCAGCGTGAGCGTCCCGCCGAACATCGACGCGTAGCTCAGCGGGAGGAGGAGTTTGGAGGGGGACGTGCGGCTCCGCTCGGCGAGGTCGATCACCATCGGCAGGAGGATCGCGACCGCGGCGGTGTTGTTGATCAGCCCGGAGACGGGACCGACGACGCCGATCGTCGCGCCCAACTGCTTCGTCTCGTCACCCTTCGTGACGTCGGCGATGAACGAGCCGAGCCGCTGGACGATCCCGGTCATCCTGACTCCTTCCGAGAGCACGAACATGGCGAGGACGGTGAGCGTCGCCGGGTTGGCGAACCCCGACAACCCCTGCTCGACGGAGACGAGGTCGAACGGCGCCGCGAGCAGCCCCGCCTCCGCGAGCGGGACGGACACCGGACCGGCCACCAACAGCGCCACGAGCACGCCGATGGCGGTGATGTCGACGGGGAACGGCTCGGCGACGAACAGCACGAGCGCCACGAGGATCAGCCCGAAGACGAACAGGATCTCCGGCGTGATGGCCTCGGGCACGAACACGCGGAAATCGACGCCCGGTGAGGGGAAAAGGGTACGGGAACGCCGCGGCGACGCCGCCGGTCCCGGGGGGTCTCGCTGAGACACGTGCGGTCCCCCGCCGAACCGTGCAGGGGGTTATCCCGCCGGAGTCCCTAACGGGGGGGATGGCAGACGACAAACAGGGACGCGACAAGCAAGCGCTCGACGCCGAGAACAGACGACTCCAACGGGAGATAGAGACGGAACTGGAGCGGGGAGACGAGCCGGAGCCGCCGGTCGAGGCGGACGCGCTCGAGGAGATCGAAGCGGCGTTGGAGACGGTCGCGTTCCCCGCGACGGGCGCGGAGGTCCTCGCAGCCGTCGGCGACCGGGAGGTCGTGGCGGCCGACGGGACCTACACCGTCGAGGAGTTGATCCCGCGGACGGACCGCGAGACGT
It encodes the following:
- a CDS encoding selenium-binding protein SBP56-related protein, giving the protein MSTDDHDGSADAHGHEHHEVEGPGYPTPAAMRTESEREKTAFVMALRVGMDVDGPDFVGVVDVDPESDTYAELIDTVEMPNKGDELHHFGWNTCSSSCHTEGLTRDHLIVPGQRSSRIHIVDAADPRNPEIEHVIEPEEVFAHDLSAPHTVHCVPEGKIVVSMLGDADGELPGGFLQLDQEDFSIDGHWEADRGAMEMNYDYWYQPRHGVMISSEWAAPETYYPGFDLEDVEAGKYGDSIHIWDWETKEHRETLTFGEEGLIPLEVRMPHNPEETEGYVGAALSSNVLRFWEDADGHWDWETVIEIDDREHPDWDMPVPGLVTDLLLSLDDQYLFFSNWLHGDVRMYDVSDTGNPRLVDQVWAGGNFGDRQTVGGHDIRGAPQMLQLSRDGRRLYWTTSLFSSWDNQFYPEMGEEGSLMLKADVYPDEGRLELDEEFVVDFGDAPGGPARAHEIRWPGGDCTSDVWQ
- a CDS encoding group I intron-associated PD-(D/E)XK endonuclease, translated to MDSLDEMPSHRKGDYTEVVVLAELKRRGIPVSKPIGDNERYDLVVEADQKFWTLQVKTGSYRDDGINFRGVSQHTNASGNTYKSYDGDVDFFAVYCHELGSMYLVPEEEVGSNMFLRTAEPSQRHRNINWAEEYEFDRNWPPDETTGSSDDVSTVVDMLDERGITIHKPVTRETYQLLLEADDGTRYRTAVEHGTINGGRIRFDPTCAVAGPDAIDLVLVYSTELDTLHLVRRDEYNTAISLRVAAPEQWNRDINWAEEYEFDARWPDVVE
- a CDS encoding SLC13 family permease, whose amino-acid sequence is MPEAITPEILFVFGLILVALVLFVAEPFPVDITAIGVLVALLVAGPVSVPLAEAGLLAAPFDLVSVEQGLSGFANPATLTVLAMFVLSEGVRMTGIVQRLGSFIADVTKGDETKQLGATIGVVGPVSGLINNTAAVAILLPMVIDLAERSRTSPSKLLLPLSYASMFGGTLTLIGTSTNILASDLYATLAPPDVARQFGMFEFLPLGAVLLVVGSIYLLTVGRWLTPARIKPRADLTEEFEMADYLTEVVVREDSPAIGQRVESALVETDFDVDIVQLVRGDRVFLEPLGQKEIQAGDLFAVRTDRATLVELLDVEGFDLVPEVVDEAELEAAQSGQNLVEVVVAPGSSLVGESLASASFRQRYDATVLALRRGGELVRQRMDRIPLRVGDTLLVQASEASIERLDANRNFILAQEIPRHDYRRSKTPIAVGIVALAVGVAAADLVPIVVSALAGAFGMVVTGCLKPSEVYDAVEWDVIFLLAGVIPLGIAMQTSGAAGLLADAVVAGSGVLPPLLLLGSFYVVTALLTNVISNNASVVLMIPVALQVAATLGANPLAFAMAVTFAASTAFMTPVGYQTNLFVYGPGGYRFTDYLRVGAPLQALFAVVTTLGIPIVFGLGM
- a CDS encoding 2Fe-2S iron-sulfur cluster-binding protein, which codes for MPHTVTLEWRDGRTATVDVRAAETVVDATERAGLGVPYGCLYGACATCTGRLLEGDLVHVERPRGLKPRHRREGYVLLCVAEPRSDCRIEVGAGVQADLVPNPWK